The genomic segment CGGCGAGCCGATCCCGAACGCGGATCGCCTTGGTCGGGCAGACCTTGCAGCAGGCGACGCACCCGATGCACTTCTCCGGATCGATCAGGACCGCGTGGCCGCGTTCAATCACCCGCCACTCCGCCTCGGTCGTTCAGAAAGACCGCGTACCGCAAGGTCGTCCCCACCCCCGGCGTCGACTCGATCTCGAAGAGATCGGTGTTCCTCTTGATGTTCGGCAGCCCCAGGCCCGCGCCGAATCCCCTCTCGCGCATCGCCGGCGTCGCGGTGGAGAACCCCTCCACCATCGCCTGCTGGATGTCCGGGATCCCCTGCCCTCGGTCGGCGAAGACGACGCGCACGGAGTCCGGAAAGACCTGGAACTCGAGCCGCCCTTCCTCCGCGTACATGATGACGTTCATCTCCGCCTCGAAGTTCGCGATCGAGAGACGCCGGATCACGTCGGCGGGGATCCCCAGCTCCTTCATGATCGCCTTGATCCTCGCCGAGGCGTCTCCGCCGTGCTCGTAATCGTTCCCCCTGATCGTGAACGACTCCGCGTAGAGGGCCTCCGGCGGATTCCCGGCCTGGTTCGCGGCCGGGTTCACGGCTTGGCGCCGGGCTTGAGTCCGGCCTCCCTGAGGACCGCGCAGACCTCGAACATCCCCATGCGCGTGGAGAGTAGCGGGATTCCGCGCCGGCGGGCGAGCTCCAGGACTTGCTCGGCGGGTCGCTTGCTGGCGACGTAGACGATTCCCTTCAGGTCGGCCACGTCCGCGGCATGGATCGACTGCACGCTCGCGAGCCCGGTGATCAGGAGCGCTCCGGGCTCGGAGAAGGCGAGAACGTCGCTCATCAGGTCGGCGGCGAAGCAGGACTCGACATGAACCTCGTCGATGAGGTCATCCGCCCAGACCACCTCGCAATCGAGGAGTTGAATCAGCTCGCCCAGGTTCATGTCCCTTCCCCGACCCGGATCCATGCGTCGACGAGGGCGTCAGCCTCGCCGACTTCCCGACCGCGGCGAGGCCGCGATCGATGGCACGCCTATCGAATCCCCGCCTCGTAGAGCTTCGTCGCGACCTGCCAGCGGTTGAGACTGGTCGAGTAGATTGCGATCTCCGCCTTCTCGGCCATCTTGACGACCTCCTCGGCGGGGAGCTTCCCCTGCGTGACGATGATGGCCGAGATGTCGACCAGGTTCGCCGCGGCGATCACGTTGTTGTGGATCTGCACCGTCACGAGCAAATTGCCCGCTTGGGCATTGGCGATGACGTCGCTCACCATGTCGGAGATGTAGACCCCGCTCACGTCCCGATCGAAGGACTTGCTGACCCCCTTGAGACCGAGCTTGTCGGCGAGCTCCTGTACCTTCATGCTGGTTTCTCCCTCACGATCCGGGGCCACGCCCCCGGGCTCATCTCCTGTCACTGCCGGGCGAGCCTGCGGAACCTTCGACGGCGCGCCACGGTCGCGCGCAGCGTCGCTCCCGCGAAGGCCTCCCTCACTCATCCCCCATGGACGTCAGTCCGAAGTCGATCATGATCTCGCCGTACGACATCGTCTTGTGAAGGTCGAAGAGGTCGGGCAGGATCAGGACCTTCTTGCCGGGCCTCCGCAGCCGCTGGTTGAACACGGCGTTCAAGATCCCGAGCTTCTCGTCCGACAGCGAGAGCCTCGTCCCCTCGCCCGTGTCGTGCGTGATCGCCATGTAGATCGAGATGCCGTTGTCGTGCGCGATCCGTCCGATCCTGTAGATCTCGCTCTCGGGCTTGCAGAGGGCGTAGTAGAGAAGCCCGAGCATCTCCCGGAACTTCACGACCTCGCCCGTCGCCGTGTCGCGCACGTCGAATCGGAAGGACTGCCCCATCGCGGCGGAGCGCCAGGTCTTGTTCCCTTCCCGGTACTCCTCGCGCGGCAGCGGCGGCTCGGTCGAGAAGTACGATCGGACCGCGCGGCTGAAGAGATCGTGCTCGACCATGACGTAGCCCATCTGGACGTTCACCATCTCGTAGCGGACGGCGGGTTCTCCAGTAGTCATCCTCTTCGATCCTCACAATCCATCCACTCGCCCGTCGCGCGGGCGGGTGGACCGTCGACTGAAGCTCCAAACCGGCCGGAGGTCGGCAGTCGTCGCGCTGCTCGAGCGCGGACCTTCGAGGGAACGGTCTCCGCGCGCGGCGCGGAGCCGCCCGCGCCGTTCACGGCGCTCGGGCGGGAAGGGAGGCGAAACAGCCTGGGCGCCGGGGGCGACGCTGCGAGCGACGACGCCCTCGGAGTCGGTCGCGCCCCCCGGCGGACATCCTGTGGTCCTCGCAACGAACACCTCCGCCCCCACACCACCCAGCCGCGCCCGGGGACCATGGCAAGAGCACGCGCCACAACAGACTCGCCCATCCGCCGGGACAGACCGAACTTCTGAGCGAGCTTATCACGGCCGGACGAACCCGGCAAACCCCCTGTAAGCCTGCGTTCTTCGAGGGCGCAGTTCGGATTGGCCGATCTCCCGGCCGGCCCTCCGTCACGGGTCCCCGGCGACCGGATCGGTCAGTGCGTTCGGCGCCGGCCGTGGATGAGGGAGCCGGAGCCTTGCGATCGTCGCCCCCCAGCTCGAGGCATCGGGAGCGTCGGCGTAGGAGATCACGCGCGGGTCCGCATCGAGGATCGACCTCACGATCCGCCTCTGCGTCCCCGTGCCCTTGCCGTGAATGATCCGCACCTGCCGGTGGCCGGCAGCCGCGGCCTCGCCCAGGAACTCCGTCACGACCGAGCGCGTGTCCCGGGGCTGGAACGTGTGGAGATCGAGGGTGTCCACCGCGTCCAGGCGCACCACGCCGGGCTCCTCACTGGGCGCCGCATCCTCCGGCGTCTCCCGGATCATCGACTCCCGCCTTCCGAGAAGCAGCCGCTTCAAGAGACCGAATCCCATGCAGGCCAGAATACTGCATCGGCGGCCGCGGGCGCGCCCGCCCGCTTCTCCGATCCGGTCGCATGCGCCTGGAGATCTGCGGCAGCGGATGGCTTGCCAGGAGCCCTGTCCATGTCTAGCGTCTTGAGTCGATGCGCGTCGGGTGGATCCAGACGGAGCCGGTCTACGGAGATACGCGGGCCAACCTGCGACAGGTGGAGTCGGTCGTCCAATCGCGGGAGGCCGATCTCTGGGTTCTCCCCGAGCTCTTCGCGACCGGCTATCTCTTCGGGGGCCGGGCGGAGCTCTCCCGCCTGGCCGAGGCGATCCCCGCGGGACCGACGACGCAAGAGATGATTCGCCTGTCGCGCTCCGCGGGATGCGCGTTCGTCGCCGGGATCGCCGAGGGCGCGCCATCCGGGATGATCTTCAATGCCGCGATCGCGGTCGACCCCGCGGGGCTGCGCGCCCTCTACAGGAAGATCCACCTCTTCGACCTGGAGAAGGAGTGGTTCGACCCGGGCGACACGGCGTACCCGGTCGTCTCGATCGCCGGAGCGCGCGTCGGGATGATGATCTGCTTCGACTGGCGCTTCCCGGAGGCCGCCCGGAGTCTCGCGCTCGCGGGTGCCCAGATCATCGCCCACCCGGCGAATCTGGTTCACGCGCATTGCCAGAACGCGATGGTCACCCGCGCGATCGAGAACGGCGTCTTCACCGTGACCGCGAACAGGACCGGGGCGGAGTCGCGCGGCGACGCTAGCCTCGTCTTCACGGGCCGCAGCCGCATCGTCGCTCCCGACGGCCGGATCCTGAGCGACGGTCCCGCGCAGGAACCGGCTTGCGATGTCGTCGAACTCGACCCGACCGCCGCGGACGACAAGCGAGTGACTCCCCGCAACGACCTGCTCGGGGACAGGAGGCCGGCCTTCTATCGATCGGGACCGGGAGCCTGAGGCGGAGCGGGCCGCGGCGCTTCACCTGGAGCGACCGAAGACCCCGACGGAGTCCCGAAGCCCCGCGCCGGGAACGCGAACCCAGCGGGGCGAAGGGAGCCGTCGGGGTCCGTTCTCGCCGCTTCGCGAGCCAGCGGCGCTTCACCTGGAGCGACCGAAGACCCCGACGGAGTCCCGAAGCCCCGCGCCGGGAACGCGAACCCAGCGGGGCGAAGGGAGCCGTCGGGGTCCGTTCTCGCCGCTTCGCGAGCCAGCGGCGCTTCACCTGGAGCGACCGAAGACCCCGACGGAGTCCCGGAGCCCCGCGCCGCGAACGCAAACCCAGCGGGGCGAAGGGAGCCGTCGGGGTCCGAGGGCCTCGCGTCGCGCCGGCTCGCCTCTCAGATTCAGTCAGAAGCGCCTAGTAGTCTCTCTGCGTGCTCGAGAAGGTGATGCCGAGGCTCACGCGGGCAAACGACTCCTCGAGCCCGACCCGCTCCGCGTCCCCGCGCTTCCCCCACTCGATGGCGAGATCCACGGCGGCGCGGTTCTTGGCCACCAGGCGCCGGAGGCCGACGCTCGCGACCGTCTCGCGGACATCCTTCCCGCTGGCGCTCCCGCCCTCCGACTCGGCCGCATCGTCGCGCGCGGCCGCGCCCGGGGGATCGACCGCCCGCACGTGATGGGACGATCCCGAGACCCCGCCGCGGATCGTCCACTGCGGGATCTCGCCGCGGACGAAGTCGTACTCGAGGCCCGCTCCCCACCGCGTCGTATCGTGGAAGGGTCTCCTCGATGCCCCGCCCGGGGCAGCGCGGAGCGCGGCCTCGCTCCACAGAGTCCGGATCAGATCGGCGCTCAGACCGAGTCTCTTGATCGGACGCAGCTCGACGCCGGCGGCCCATCTGTCGGGCAGCTCCTGACGGCCGGTCCATGACGCATCGTAATCGCCGGTCCGCAAGACCTCCACTTCCTGGATGAGTCGTGAGGAGCCCCCGAGGGTCCCGCTCGCTCCGACTGCGACTCCTTCCGTTGGAAGCAGGAGCACGCCCCCGGTCGCCACCGCGCCGCCGCGCAGTCTCGCCCTGACGACCTGGAGCTGGTCGCGCTCCTCGGCGTCGTCGAAGTTGTAGGTCAGGAACTCCTTCACGGACCCCTGGACGCGCCCGACCGAGACTCCCCAGAGAAGCCGGCGGTCGAGCGAGGATCCCGCGAGGGCGACCTGGATTCGATGGAGACCCCCCATCCCCTTCGTCTTCAGCTCGTACGGGCCGGTCACATCGCCGGCGTAGCGCTGCGCGCGCTCGTAGGTCCCGTCCGACTGCACCGAGAACGAACCTCCCGCGCGGAGTCCGCGCGGAAGCTCGATCACGCCCCCGAGGCGTGGCAGGAGATCGGCCTTCTGCCGGAAGCTCCCCTCGGGATCGCCATCGCCGCCGCGGCTGTCCGCTATCTCTCCGGCGTAGGAGGTGAAGCCATAACCCCTCTCGGCGAGCGCGATGGTCGCCGGATTGAGATCCGCGGAGGCGCCGTAGGATCGAACGGCGACCGATGTCCCCCCGCGACCCAGAGCGGCAGGATCTCCCACGTCCCACCACCATCCCCATCCCGCGCTGGAAAACGGCGTGGCGCGGACCCCGCCAGGCGAGAGAGCGAGAGCGCAGGGAATCGCGATGGCCAGGACCGCGCGGGCGGCGCGGACCGACCCCGCGCGCGATTGCGATCGGCACCCGCTCTTGCGACCGAGCGATCTCACGGCTCCACGCTCCACCTGGGACCGGAGGGGAGGAGATAGACGACCCGAAGCGCGGGTCGGACAGACTCCGATGCCGCATGGCCCGTATGGATCTCCACGCTCTCCAGAGTCGACACCTCGTCGATGGCGCGCACGACGACGCCCAGGTTCTCTTCTCCCTCCACCCACTTCTGCGCCAGGGCGCCGATCTCGAAGCGGACTGAATCCTCCAGGGACTCCGACAGGTCGGTGGCGGTGGCCTTGAGGGCGTTGGCCGTGTCGGCTACTTCGTAGACTCCCAGGACGAAGGGGTCCTTCTCCAGGACATCCAGGTTCTGGGAACGCAGGCGAATCGTGGCCCTGACGACCGCTGCCTCACGCGGAATGGCGGACAGGTCAAAGCGCAGCAGGAACCGCGAAGCGGTTCCGGACGAAACGAACGCGAGAGGAGCCCCGGGCACGGGGTCATCCCGCCTGTCGTCGAGGGCGTAGGCGTCGCCGGTCGCCGTCACGGTTCGCACGGTGCCTGTCGTGTCGACCAGATTCAAGCTCGGAGTCAGCACCCGCAGATCATCGTCCCAAAGGAGATCGTTGTGGGAGACGATCCGCGCCACCCCGCCCGCGCCGACACTCTCGGCGGTCAACGCGAGCCCTGCATTGGCCGCCTCGTCGGCCTTCCAGGAGCGGATCAGATCGACGGGCAGATCGAAGTCGATGACATCGATCGTCGTGTCCTGCAGAGCGCCGGTCTTGACGTTCTCCTTGCGGGCCAGAGGCTCTTGAGAGAGGGTCGGCCGGTTTCCCCATGTGAGAGTCGACGGCGTCCAGGCCGTGTCGCCTCCCTCCACCGACCAGAGCGTGAGCGTGATGGATCCACCCCACCCCTTGCGCAGATGGATCCGGAGATAGGAACGATCGACGCCGGCGGTGTCGGGCACGCCTGCGAACCGGAGGAATCCCGCCGCCTCGAGGCGATCGTTCGAGCCGACGAGAATCGATTCGGAAAGATCTGTCGCGGGCGCCGAGCGAAGCTCCTCATCGTAGGCCACCACCAAGGTGGTCTCGAGCGGAGCGGGCGGAGCCAGACGGCCTCCGTTGTCGAATCCCAGGGGATTCTCGTCCTCGGCGCAGCCTGCCCAGAGAGTGAGCGCGAGCAAGAGAAGCAGGGCCGAGGAGCCGCCAGCTCTCATCGATCCCCGCCTCGCCGGCCTTTCCCCCCGGGTCGTCACGCGATGCTTCACCGGATCAGGAACAACGGACCCTCCCATAGGGTCCAGCGGCGATGGAATCGGGCTGGCTCATCATCTGGGCAGGCTACACCAAGCGTCCGGATGCCGCCACGTGTTCCCCACGGCTGGCTGAAATGGACCATATTCGTCGATCGCACATCTATTCATTGAGATACGCTCTCTGAATCGGCGCTCCTCCCTCAACTCCGGCCCCCGGTTCCCCGTTCGTCCCCGCCTCGAATCTCCCAACCTGTTGATAATGAATCGATTCGCGCCTGGCATCGCTCTTGCACCTTCCGACCGGCAGGAATCGAGACAAGGGGGTGGAAGATGAACAGGTGGAAGATGAGCAGGTGGGCGCTGCTCTGGTGTATCGCGACCGTCGCTCTGGTTGCGACATCGTGTGTGGATGACGGGGGCCTGCCTCTGGGCCCATCCGACCAGAGCGCCGGCCGCCCCGATGGAATCGGCCCGAGCACGCAGGAGCGCTCGGCAGAGGACGCGATGGCGCCGCCGCCACGCCTTCCGCTCGTGGGCGAACCCGAGGGATGCGCTCTCATAGGCCCCGCGGCGGGCGGCACGGTCTCGATCGGCCGCTACCGGGTGACCGTGCCTCCCGGAGCTCTGCGCACCGCAACGGAGATCAAGGTCACAATCCGCGAGGCCGGCGGCCACATCGGGTGCGAGCTGGAGCCCCACGGAATCACATTCCTGAGGCCCGTCACGCTCACGATGGACCTGAGCGGGACCGATCTCTCCGGGCACAACGATGTCACGATCTACTGGTACGACGAGAACGACGGGACATGGGTCGACATGGGCGGCGTGTGCGATCCCGCCTCGGGCCGCGTATCGGTGGGCATCTGGCACTTCTCTCAGTTCAGGGCCGGCCGCGCCGGCTGGTAGATCTTCCCAAGCCCTCCCCCCAGCCGAGCCGCTCCGTCTTCCCCCGGAGCGGCTCGGCGCGCCTCCACCGGGGCCGGCCCGAGGGGCGCGCCGCAGAGGGCGCTGCGAGCCGCCGCGCGTCCGGCGAAGACGAGCGGACGCCAGATGCGAGCTTCTCAGACGCGATCGAGCTGCTCTAGAATCGACTCGTCATGAGCAGGCCCCGATCGAAGATGCCGAGCGGAAGCCTCCGTGCGCTCGCGCGCGCCGCGAGGCCATGCGTGGGGGCAATCCGCGTCGCCGGCTCCGTCCTCGCTCTGTGCGCGACCCTTGCCTCCGCTTGGCCCGCTCCCGCTCTCGCGGCGGCCGAGCAGCGGCCATTCTTCGAGTACGACCTCCTCTTCCCGAAGTCCACGGAGGGAGTCACGCCCGGCGCGATCGCGGTAGCTCCCGAGATCTCCCCGCCTCTCGAGACGCCCATCGATCCGGGGACCTACGTCGTCGTTCCGGGAGACCTCCTGCAGCTTCAGGTTGGCGGCGAGACGGACCGCGCATGGAGATTGGCGGTGACGGCATCGGGGAGGCTCTTGCTGCCGAGCGCCGAGTCGATCGACGCGGCCGGCAGGACGCTCGAGGAAGTGGACGATCTGGTGAGGCGCGCCATGGCGCCCCGTTTCCCGGGCAAGCCGATCTCGCTCCACATGCTGCAGCCGGGGATGTTCCGCATCCCCATCACGGGCATGATCGCATCTCCCGGAGTCCTCCTCGTCCACGCCTACGATCGCCTCTCCTTCGCGATCGGCGCGGCAGGCGGTCCGCTCCCCGGCGGGAGCATCCGCCGAATCGAGATCCATCATGCCGACGGCCGCGTGGATGAGATCGACATGGTGCGGTTCGTCCACTCCGGGGATCTCGATCAGAACCCGACGGTCGCGCCGGGAATGAGGATCCACGTGCCGCCGGCGGGCGACTTCGTCCGAGTCACCGGCGCCCTGCGCGGCCTGGCCGGGATGGAGAGGCCGATCGTCTCCAATGTCGGCTCGCGGATCCCCGAGTCGCCGCGCATGAAGCTCGAGTGGCGCCAGGGCGACACGGTCGGATCGATGCTAACCCGCGCCGGGGGGCTATCGGAGGACGCGACCGGCGAGATCGTCCTCGTCCGCGGCAGCGAGATGCTGAGGCTCCGCTCGCCCGAAGACGACTCGGCAATGGTTCGCGCGGGGGATCTCATCGAGACCGCCGTCCGCGATCGATGGGTCTATGTGATCGGCGCGGTCCGCTACCCCGGTCCCCACGGACATCTGCCGAGCCTCACCGCGGCCGACTATGTGCGCATCGCCGGGGGTCCGACGGAGCTTGGGCGGGGCCGCGGCTGGCGCGTCCAGGTCGAGGGGCGGAAGAGCGTTCCCATCGGCGAGGAGGAGCACATTCCGCCCGGCTCGACGGTCGTCGTGCCGGAACGATGGACCTACAAGGTCTCGACCCTGCTCGCGCCGATCAGCGGGATCACGGCGCTCGTCATCTCCGTAGTCGCCCTGAGGAAGTAGAGCTAGTCGTCCCCTGCGCCGGGATCGACCCGACCAAGGCGGCCTCGAGCCGCGCGGCGGAGCGCTCCCAGGTCCAATCCTCCTCGACGCGGCGGCGGCCCGGGCCGGGCCCCTTCCAAGGCCAATCCCTGAGCGGCCTGCCCGCTTCGATCCACTGTCGCCGCCACTTCTCGATCGCCCGCGCGAGATCCTCGGCTTCGCCCGCGGCAAAGAGATCCCCAGCGCCGATCTCGGCGATCCACGAATACCATGGGATATCGGAGACCAGAACGGGGCGGTCGGATGCGAGATAGGTGAGGATCTTCGTCGACAAAGCGCCGCCTCCCGAAACCTTGTCGTGATCGGGCCAGCGATAGGGCGCGACGAGGATCTGGCACGAGACGAGCAATCGATCCGTTTCTTCGCGAGGGAGTCCGCCGAGGAATCGGACGCGAGCCGCGCGCGAGGCGGAGGCGCCGGAAGCTCGCTGCTCGGGGCCGCCCGTGGCGCCAGAAGACCCGACGTCGCAGGCGGCGATCTCGCGAAGCCTGCGTTCCTCCCGCCCCTGCCCGATGATCCAGAGTTCGACCTCGCCCGATCGGTCCAGGGCCGCCGCCTCGATGAGAGTCTCGATCCCTTGGACAGGCGCGAGATTCCCCGCGAAGCCGATCACGAACGTGGAAGGAGGCACGCTCATCTTGCCGCGTACCGCCTCGGGATCGATGGGCCCGGGCATGTGCGTCGCAATGGGGACCACGCGGATCCGCCCGGCGTCGATCCCGCGAGAGCGAGCAAGCGTGGTCCCGAGCTGCTCGGAGAGCGCGATCACCGTCGTCGCGTTGCGGAGGCAGACGCGCTCCGAGGCCGCCACGAGTCTCCTCGCGATCGGAGATCGGCCGAGGGCGG from the Candidatus Eisenbacteria bacterium genome contains:
- a CDS encoding anti-sigma regulatory factor, producing the protein MKELGIPADVIRRLSIANFEAEMNVIMYAEEGRLEFQVFPDSVRVVFADRGQGIPDIQQAMVEGFSTATPAMRERGFGAGLGLPNIKRNTDLFEIESTPGVGTTLRYAVFLNDRGGVAGD
- a CDS encoding serine kinase, which codes for MSEGGLRGSDAARDRGAPSKVPQARPAVTGDEPGGVAPDREGETSMKVQELADKLGLKGVSKSFDRDVSGVYISDMVSDVIANAQAGNLLVTVQIHNNVIAAANLVDISAIIVTQGKLPAEEVVKMAEKAEIAIYSTSLNRWQVATKLYEAGIR
- a CDS encoding acyltransferase, which translates into the protein MRVGWIQTEPVYGDTRANLRQVESVVQSREADLWVLPELFATGYLFGGRAELSRLAEAIPAGPTTQEMIRLSRSAGCAFVAGIAEGAPSGMIFNAAIAVDPAGLRALYRKIHLFDLEKEWFDPGDTAYPVVSIAGARVGMMICFDWRFPEAARSLALAGAQIIAHPANLVHAHCQNAMVTRAIENGVFTVTANRTGAESRGDASLVFTGRSRIVAPDGRILSDGPAQEPACDVVELDPTAADDKRVTPRNDLLGDRRPAFYRSGPGA
- a CDS encoding Smr/MutS family protein, producing the protein MGFGLLKRLLLGRRESMIRETPEDAAPSEEPGVVRLDAVDTLDLHTFQPRDTRSVVTEFLGEAAAAGHRQVRIIHGKGTGTQRRIVRSILDADPRVISYADAPDASSWGATIARLRLPHPRPAPNALTDPVAGDP
- a CDS encoding transcriptional regulator, with the protein product MDPGRGRDMNLGELIQLLDCEVVWADDLIDEVHVESCFAADLMSDVLAFSEPGALLITGLASVQSIHAADVADLKGIVYVASKRPAEQVLELARRRGIPLLSTRMGMFEVCAVLREAGLKPGAKP
- a CDS encoding glycosyltransferase family 4 protein — protein: MDRGPVAVSAPPSTDRLRVAAFSAIDLSLPQGHALHLRGILDALANRGHDVMLVTPRAAGPSVPTAFQRLEVRPLRWRFLYYWSFELLGGCRLFWSCAGGKRDLIYVRQDLYTIAPVIVSRLLRLPLVLEVNALLTEDPALGRSPIARRLVAASERVCLRNATTVIALSEQLGTTLARSRGIDAGRIRVVPIATHMPGPIDPEAVRGKMSVPPSTFVIGFAGNLAPVQGIETLIEAAALDRSGEVELWIIGQGREERRLREIAACDVGSSGATGGPEQRASGASASRAARVRFLGGLPREETDRLLVSCQILVAPYRWPDHDKVSGGGALSTKILTYLASDRPVLVSDIPWYSWIAEIGAGDLFAAGEAEDLARAIEKWRRQWIEAGRPLRDWPWKGPGPGRRRVEEDWTWERSAARLEAALVGSIPAQGTTSSTSSGRLRR